One genomic window of Haliotis asinina isolate JCU_RB_2024 chromosome 4, JCU_Hal_asi_v2, whole genome shotgun sequence includes the following:
- the LOC137281852 gene encoding uncharacterized protein isoform X1 produces MWFMLAVSVALQAMRISADSTPCSDDVNSTASLQFNDNDPDLQPFRKPGRYLEIDCCGDGFTDIEWYFTSNKSSNWRPWPWFSCQHCSEDYYQLSQMNQTLKIFRTATYDTGWYLCNVSNSDTQHYIQRRFHLVVADCDDLGGNIRVFEQPGLIQKAAIDSNLTLTCGGNFGCPAGDVNRHANWSYVSPDGKVHSLLPDVDDHYSIVFSHGVKDTTVSSILTVNGVRMSDFRNTYVCDLSTNTNVLTWNLTIQEQAVQEKVNVMVIAIAVGAVGAFVLLLVATMVLYWCYKPLVHFRYNLMRGNLPVRGPNQEHYHDSAVVHSDNEKTAEFVEKEIRKPLQDDGYDVFTRACTDEGAGEMEQADAIGRSMSVILVVDVAEVTSREMYYLLAVAIECHGTQGVVIEMKGKGSTHSWKDKVDENSLNELPKILKTVTWHGSKNMSRRQKDNVLYTIKSSLPKPGGRRVMADDPQSEVSQRHLSNSSTTPLLPGGDQSVSSLSHTNIEMEESKSEHPDFVVGEVDDDVFGTNVTSGAVPKCRPPLRRSDRVSSSSQFVKQLSDDSGYAKSPCIGSEPEETTRVPFKDASHDVLARGSDRVIRAADT; encoded by the exons ATGTGGTTCATGCTTGCTGTGTCTGTGGCCTTGCAAGCAATGAGGATTTCTGCAGACAGTACACCCTGTAGTGATGACGTCAATTcgacag CTTCCCTTCAATTCAATGACAATGACCCTGACCTTCAACCCTTTCGTAAACCTGGTCGCTACTTGGAAATTGATTGCTGTGGAGATGGATTCACGGACATTGAGTGGTACTTCACCAGCAACAAGAGCAGCAATTGGCGACCTTGGCCTTGGTTCTCCTGCCAGCACTGTTCAGAAGACTACTATCAACTGAGTCAAATGAACCagacattgaaaatatttcgcACAGCAACCTATGACACAGGATGGTATTTGTGCAATGTGTCGAATTCAGACACACAGCATTACATACAGAGGAGGTTCCATCTCGTGGTTGCAG ACTGTGATGATCTTGGCGGCAACATCCGAGTGTTTGAGCAGCCGGGTCTCATTCAGAAGGCAGCAATAGACAGTaatttgaccttgacctgtgGCGGTAACTTTGGATGTCCCGCAGGCGATGTGAATCGCCATGCCAACTGGTCCTACGTGTCTCCAGATGGCAAAGTCCATTCTCTTCTGCCTGATGTCGATGATCATTACAGCATTGTCTTCAGTCATGG AGTTAAAGATACCACAGTTAGCTCTATATTGACAGTGAATGGAGTGAGAATGtcagacttcagaaacacatatGTCTGTGATCTGTCGACAAACACCAATGTATTGACATGGAACCTTACAATACAAGAACAAG CTGTCCAGGAGAAGGTGAACGTGATGGTAATAGCCATCGCTGTTGGTGCTGTAGGGGCATTTGTTCTCCTACTGGTGGCAACAATGGTTCTGTACTGGTGCTACAAACCTTTGGTTCACTTCAGATATAACCTGATGCGAGGCAATCTTCCTGTCCGAG GACCAAACCAGGAGCATTATCATGACAGTGCTGTAGTACACAGTGATAATGAAAAGACTGCTGAGTTTGTGGAGAAGGAAATCCGAAAGCCTCTACAGGATGATGGTTATGATGTGTTCACTAGAGCGTGTACTGACGAAGGTGCAG GTGAGATGGAACAAGCTGATGCAATCGGACGCAGTATGAGTGTGATTTTAGTCGTGGATGTAGCCGAGGTGACAAGCAGGGAAATGTATTATTTGTTGGCTGTTGCAATAGAATGTCATGGCACACAAGGGGTGGTCATTGAGATGAAGGGAAAAGGATCTACTCACTCCTGGAAGGACAAGGTTGATGAAAACTCTCTCAATGAACTGCCCAAAATTCTGAAAACAGTCACCTGGCATGGATCAAAAAACATGAGCAGACGACAGAAGGACAATGTGTTGTACACCATCAAATCCTCTCTCCCCAAACCAGGAGGAAGACGTGTGATGGCAGATGATCCCCAGAGTGAAGTCAGCCAGAGACACCTTAGTAATTCCAGCACCACACCACTTTTACCAGGAGGTGATCAATCAGTTTCTTCACTTTCTCACACTAATATTGAAATGGAAGAGTCAAAGTCAGAACATCCAGACTTTGTGGTTGGTGAAGTTGATGATGACGTGTTTGGTACCAATGTGACCTCTGGTGCTGTTCCAAAGTGTAGGCCGCCATTGCGTCGTTCTGATCGTGTCTCAAGCAGTAGTCAGTTTGTGAAGCAATTATCAGACGACAGTGGCTATGCAAAGTCTCCATGTATTGGCTCAGAGCCAGAGGAAACCACCAGGGTTCCTTTCAAAGATGCATCACATGATGTCTTGGCTAGGGGATCTGATAGGGTCATACGAGCAGCTGATACCTAA
- the LOC137281852 gene encoding uncharacterized protein isoform X2, producing MWFMLAVSVALQAMRISADSTPCSDDVNSTASLQFNDNDPDLQPFRKPGRYLEIDCCGDGFTDIEWYFTSNKSSNWRPWPWFSCQHCSEDYYQLSQMNQTLKIFRTATYDTGWYLCNVSNSDTQHYIQRRFHLVVADCDDLGGNIRVFEQPGLIQKAAIDSNLTLTCGGNFGCPAGDVNRHANWSYVSPDGKVHSLLPDVDDHYSIVFSHGVKDTTVSSILTVNGVRMSDFRNTYVCDLSTNTNVLTWNLTIQEQGPNQEHYHDSAVVHSDNEKTAEFVEKEIRKPLQDDGYDVFTRACTDEGAGEMEQADAIGRSMSVILVVDVAEVTSREMYYLLAVAIECHGTQGVVIEMKGKGSTHSWKDKVDENSLNELPKILKTVTWHGSKNMSRRQKDNVLYTIKSSLPKPGGRRVMADDPQSEVSQRHLSNSSTTPLLPGGDQSVSSLSHTNIEMEESKSEHPDFVVGEVDDDVFGTNVTSGAVPKCRPPLRRSDRVSSSSQFVKQLSDDSGYAKSPCIGSEPEETTRVPFKDASHDVLARGSDRVIRAADT from the exons ATGTGGTTCATGCTTGCTGTGTCTGTGGCCTTGCAAGCAATGAGGATTTCTGCAGACAGTACACCCTGTAGTGATGACGTCAATTcgacag CTTCCCTTCAATTCAATGACAATGACCCTGACCTTCAACCCTTTCGTAAACCTGGTCGCTACTTGGAAATTGATTGCTGTGGAGATGGATTCACGGACATTGAGTGGTACTTCACCAGCAACAAGAGCAGCAATTGGCGACCTTGGCCTTGGTTCTCCTGCCAGCACTGTTCAGAAGACTACTATCAACTGAGTCAAATGAACCagacattgaaaatatttcgcACAGCAACCTATGACACAGGATGGTATTTGTGCAATGTGTCGAATTCAGACACACAGCATTACATACAGAGGAGGTTCCATCTCGTGGTTGCAG ACTGTGATGATCTTGGCGGCAACATCCGAGTGTTTGAGCAGCCGGGTCTCATTCAGAAGGCAGCAATAGACAGTaatttgaccttgacctgtgGCGGTAACTTTGGATGTCCCGCAGGCGATGTGAATCGCCATGCCAACTGGTCCTACGTGTCTCCAGATGGCAAAGTCCATTCTCTTCTGCCTGATGTCGATGATCATTACAGCATTGTCTTCAGTCATGG AGTTAAAGATACCACAGTTAGCTCTATATTGACAGTGAATGGAGTGAGAATGtcagacttcagaaacacatatGTCTGTGATCTGTCGACAAACACCAATGTATTGACATGGAACCTTACAATACAAGAACAAG GACCAAACCAGGAGCATTATCATGACAGTGCTGTAGTACACAGTGATAATGAAAAGACTGCTGAGTTTGTGGAGAAGGAAATCCGAAAGCCTCTACAGGATGATGGTTATGATGTGTTCACTAGAGCGTGTACTGACGAAGGTGCAG GTGAGATGGAACAAGCTGATGCAATCGGACGCAGTATGAGTGTGATTTTAGTCGTGGATGTAGCCGAGGTGACAAGCAGGGAAATGTATTATTTGTTGGCTGTTGCAATAGAATGTCATGGCACACAAGGGGTGGTCATTGAGATGAAGGGAAAAGGATCTACTCACTCCTGGAAGGACAAGGTTGATGAAAACTCTCTCAATGAACTGCCCAAAATTCTGAAAACAGTCACCTGGCATGGATCAAAAAACATGAGCAGACGACAGAAGGACAATGTGTTGTACACCATCAAATCCTCTCTCCCCAAACCAGGAGGAAGACGTGTGATGGCAGATGATCCCCAGAGTGAAGTCAGCCAGAGACACCTTAGTAATTCCAGCACCACACCACTTTTACCAGGAGGTGATCAATCAGTTTCTTCACTTTCTCACACTAATATTGAAATGGAAGAGTCAAAGTCAGAACATCCAGACTTTGTGGTTGGTGAAGTTGATGATGACGTGTTTGGTACCAATGTGACCTCTGGTGCTGTTCCAAAGTGTAGGCCGCCATTGCGTCGTTCTGATCGTGTCTCAAGCAGTAGTCAGTTTGTGAAGCAATTATCAGACGACAGTGGCTATGCAAAGTCTCCATGTATTGGCTCAGAGCCAGAGGAAACCACCAGGGTTCCTTTCAAAGATGCATCACATGATGTCTTGGCTAGGGGATCTGATAGGGTCATACGAGCAGCTGATACCTAA